ACCTAGTCTGAGGTTCTCACCCAATTTAGAGAAAGGGTACCTGAAGCACATTCTGGCAACTGTCCACAGCATCCGTTAAGCCCAGAAGTAAGTTGTGTCTCATCAGTGCTTCATTGACAACTGCCATCCTCGTGTCTGTGTTCACACTGACCTGTTGATGCCAATGCCATCAATGGGGCAGGGCCACCATGCAGCCCCCCAGGCCCACCCTGTGGTTCAGCAGCCTTCCAAGTGGAGAGTAAATGGACAAGGACCCAGGGCTCAGTCATGCCAAGGGCATGGTTCCTGTGCCCATGCCACAAAATGCCACATCTCATGGGAACAGCCCCAGGGTCCCCGGCACCTCTGCTGCAAGAGGCAAGAGTAtgctgggaggcggggggctggcATGGATCAACCAGTAGAGTGGGAATAGATCCCCACCATtgttactaccaccaccaccaccctgttGGGCATGGCTGCTAGAGAGAAGAGATTCACCAGCCACCCCAGGGAGCCATGATAGCTATCCAGTTGGGTGGCAGCAGCAAGATAGGGAGGGGAAGTGGACaaaagaggaatgggaggataGGGTGGGTGCTGGACATTTGTCCCCAAAGGCAGAAATGCCTTAGTCAATCCCAGTGCAGGATGATGGCCAGATGGTGGCTAGgctatgagagtcagaaggaagtgcAGGCTTGGGGTGCTAATGCACATCGGGATGATGGTCCCCCTGCTTAGTGACCCAGATTGTCCCATAAAGTCCCCAGGGGTAGTGTCACCTTTGTCTCAGCTTGGCTCTGGCCACTTCCAACCAAGACGGTGAACTAAAAGTTTGATCGCCTTGTCTGTCTCCTGGCCTGGGCTCTCAGCCCACAGAAATACCTCCACCCTCTATCAAGACCAGCCCATATCCCCTGCGGGAGTTCCGGTCTGAAATAGCCTGGCCAATCTCCTTAGAGATCCAAACTGATGACGGCCACACAGGGGAGCGGGGCCAGGGGTCAAAAGGAGAGACAGGGCAGAGACAGGGGCTACTTGGGGGTTGGAGTTTGTGTGGTGGGAGGGGTGACACTGATGTTCAAAGAAACACTCAGGGACACCATCCTGCCAGGAGCTGCAGTCCCCGTACACAGCTCAGAAGGAGACTGTGGAAGGACTGGTCCTTGCTCTGGGTCGGTGAGTTCTAGATACTCAGCTGGCCATCACCTGGAGACTGGCCAAGAGCAGAGCTGAGGCTTGCCTTCCACAGAGACAGCAAGCCAGGTTGTTCTTTCCTGACCTTGACTTTACttagctgctgctgctcctactgAAGCAGAAATAATTCATCTGGACTTCAAACCTCCAGTGGAATGTGTGGTGTCTGGGGCCCATCAGTATACCTTCGTCTAAGCTGAGTCACAGCACCAGGGAGAGCAGACCCTTTCCCAGCCACTCTGCAGAGGACAGCCCATTCTTTAATCTAATCTAACTTGGAGACTGGCATTTCAAAATTTCCAGCCTGCAATGCTGTGGCACCAATTGCACCAGTTGTGCCCCTAGCTCCCCACACCCTAGCCCCTCCCCACATCTGGGCCTCTGCTTCGTCACCCACATCACTGGACTCAGAGACACAAGCGGTCCCCAAACCTGGAGCCCCTGAAGCCCAGGTCTGGGCAGAGTCAGAAAGGGCAGAGAACATTCTTTCAGGACCCCTGCCTAACTAATGAAAAATAGTTCATTTAGACCTTCTGCCTAGTTTCTATTGGGCCCATTCTAATTTCTTTGTGGCCCCAAGCACTCGAAGCAGCATTCCATCTGGGGCTGGTGACCCTCAagtctgcctctgacctggagagGGAAATAAATCCAAATGCCCAGCTGGAAAGACATCAATCCCCCACCAGCCCGCTCCACATCCTGGTTACCATCCCCTCACTGGCTCAGTGGGAGTCTCTTGGGCCCTCGGGCACCGCCCACCCTCTTACCTTCCTCTCGGACCAGGCAAAGACCAGGATGAGGGCTACAGTGGCAGCGGCGGCACTCAGAGACACAAAGGCCACAACGGCCCAGTGGGTCCCCAGGGAAAACAACTGACTCGTAGAATACAGGTTTGCCCACATGGAAATGTAGAAAACCTATGGGGGCAAAGAGAGATGCACCACCATCATGCCATCAGCAGGATCACAAAGTGGAAGAGTCAGTGTGAGGAAACGGCAGTTTCTGTCCTCCCTAGGAAGACTGAATGCACCCAGCAGAGGCCCCAGTACGAGTGAGTGGAGAAGCAGCTGACTCAGGGATGTCCAAATGAGCCTGGGTTTGAAATTTCTGTACCAAGACAAGCCATGAGGAAAAAgctggacagagagaggaggggaggagcctaGGCCCGATCCCCTCGTGGAGAGGCATAGactaccccccaccccgctcctctaGGGTTCATATCGCCACAGCTGCCCCTTGAACTCCAACTTGCTGAAGCCCTAGCCTTAGCCCCTGGCCCCACCCCTGTGCTTCCCTCTGCCCCAACTCAGGGACCCTGGGTAGTGTCACAGACAGGGGGAGGAAGCGGGGCCTGAGGTCACAGGTGGGAATTTGGGGCAGCAGGCCTCAGCAGCAAACCACTCAGATGGAGCGGCAAAGttcagagccctggcctgggggtAGAGTCCCAGCTGGGGCCGAGTCAGGAAAGGGCAAGTAGATATGCCGCCCTGTGGCCCATGAGCCAGCCAGGCTCAACCCTGGATCCACAGCACAGAATTTTCCCCTGGGCCAGCTGTAAGCTCTCTTTGCCACAAGAGGAAGAGCAGCCAGTCTGTTGCTTCtagtccccacctcccacccagctCCGTTCCATTCTCCATTTAGCCTGGCCAAACCAGAGACGGTCCCAATCACTCCTGCAGCAGGACAGCAGGACTCCCAGTCATGTGCTGGCCCAAAGAGCTGGTTAAGCCCCACCTGTTCTCTGAggactttctcttctctcacccctctaccctatcctcccccatcccacagaTCTCCTCATCTAGAACAGGTACAACCTTGGTCCATTCTGGGTAGCCTGCTGCCTGAAAGCCTACAGGTTCCCCCTGAAACCAAGTCTCCCTCGACCTCGTGATACCTCTGACCCCAGAATGGCACAGGGCACGGTAGCCCACAGCTTGCTGCCAGAGCCTTACCACAGCAAAGGCCAGGCGGAACGGTTTGGAGTTATAAAGCACGAATCTTCTCACTTGCGGTTCTAGGACAGCATCCTGAATTAAATGTCTATACTGCTCCATTGGAACCTGTGCATCAACCCAAAACAGAAACACTACTTATTCCAGCCTTGAAGATAACCACCTGCCCACCTCCCCAAGGTAACAGTCGGGCCAGGAGAGTCCAAAAGAATCCTGGTTtcattgctttttccactgatttTTCAATGGGTGGGTGGATACATTTCTGTCCAGCTTCTCTTTGGACAGTTTAATTCCACTTCGCTAAAGTCAAACCTAAgcacagagggtggaggagggctgAGAGGCATGGCCTCTCTGAGACCCCTTGGAATGATCTTCAACCAAGGAGATGCTGAAGGGATTCACAACCAGAGATCACAAGACAAAGTGACAAGGCAGGTAGTGGGGACTGATTTCTTGCATATCAAACTTCGGAATGTTGGTTTCTAGGAAATGTTGGCTCAGTGGGTGAAACGTGCCCAGAGGCAGTctgttctaatggaaagaaccgaGACCTAAcattggcctgctgtgcgactttggacaaaTTGCCTGAGGtttctgtcctcagtttcctcatctgttcaatgtgTATAATGGGTACAATGatacccacctcctccttccttcacagAGGACAATGGACGGTCAAACTGAATAACTAGCTATTTCACTTTGGAAAACATGTTTATGCACATAATTGCCCCCCCAAATTTGAGGGGGCACTGAAAGCTTTTTTGTACTACATAATTATAAGCGGTAATAGCCACAGGCCATGGGAGAAGCAAAAGGATGAGAACCTGGATAATGAAGCAGGAAGGGGGAGTTAATTCACTGACTGCCTATTGGGCAGCCCTTGGAAGAATTCAATAGAAGAGATGTTGTTTCATGTGCTCCTCACCATTTTCTTCCTTCTACCctactttttcttctcttttctcctcctcttcttattgctagacttaattcttatatttatgtatttatttattattatggtatttgttaagtgcttactatgtgccaggctctatactgagcactggaagagatacaagataatcaggttgggcacgatcCTTATATGACCCATGTAACTTTCTCACCCCAGGCTTAATGGTAAAAAAACTATGCTCCAATATGGGGCAATTATGCAAGCAAATATGGTAACGACCACGGTCTGATACACCACTGTGCTCCAGATTCCTGCTGCAAGGTCAACACAGAGCCTAACGTATTCAAATACAGATTCACCATTAGGGGAcccatttcatcatcatcatcctgtacAATTCATTGATCACCCTCCCAAACACCTTACTGAATTTAGGGCACAGATGTTCTGTCTTCGATTAGTTTTCCATCCCCACCACCCTGAGTCTGGCTCACCTGAATTCCCCAGGTTTTGAGTCTCTCCTCAGAGGCTTTCATTTCAAAGGAGGCAGGGGCACAAGTGTTGTCAGCCCTGAGCACCATGAGCACCTGGCCATTGTGAAGCCCTGAGAATCCAACAGAAGAGAAGGCTGTTTGATCCAGCAGTAACCAGGCATCATTTATTCTTGCCTCAAATCTCACTGAGGCCAGTGGCCTAGACTGGTCTCCCCTTCCAAACCTTTGCCCAGAGCCCCTCACAAACTGCAACAAACTGAGTTTCCTCTTCCAACATCCACCTCTACTCACCACCTACATCTAGGGCCCCAACAGTGAAATGGACCAAAGTCCAACAGCTGAAGAGAACAAGAGAAAATCCAGAACCTGGATTGTCCACAAACTACTATTGGTCCCTGCTATGTGGGGAGTAGGCTGGGACTCAGAGTGGGAAACCCTCAAGGGATATCATGGTGGGAGCCGGACCCCCTTGTGGGCTCAGAATCTGCAGGGAAGCATGTGCCAgaaatcaatttttttaaaatgatatttgttaagtgcttactattttaaaAAGGCCCTTTTACAAGTTACTTAAttcctccaggcctcagtttccttatctgtaaaatggggattaaataagtgttctccctctcccttattcattcattcattcaatagtatttattgagcgcttactatgtgcagagcactgtactaagggcttggaatgaacaagtcggcaacagatagagacagtccctgccgtttgacgggcttatggtctaatcgggggagacagacagatgagaacaatggcaataaatagagtcaaggggaagaacatctcctaaaaacaatggcaactaaatagaatcaaggcgatgtacaattcattaacaaaataaatagggtaatggaaatatatacagttgagcagacgagtacagtgctgaggggatgggaagggagagggggaggagcagagggagatggggggaaaagagggttaagctgcagagaggtgaagggggggtggcagagggagtagagggagaaggggagctcagtctgggaaggcctcttggaggaggtgagttttaagtagggttttgaagaggggaagagaattagcctggcagaggtgaggagggagggcattctaggaccgcgggaggacgtggtccaggggtcgacggtgggataggcgagaccgagggacggtgaggaggtgggcagcagaggagcagagcgtgcggggtgggcagtggaaagagagaagggaggagaggtaggaagaggcaaggtgatgtagaaccttgaagcctagagtgaggagtttttatttggagcagaggttgataggcaaccactggaggtgtttaagaaggggagtgacatgcccagagcgtttctgcaggaagatgagccgggcagcggagtaaagaatagactggagtggggcgagagaggaggaagggagatcagagagaaggctgacacagtagtctagccgggatacaagagcccgtagcagtaaggtagccgtttgggtggagaggacagggcggatcttggcaatattgtaaaggtgaaaccggcaggtcttggtaacagataggatgtgtggggtgaacgagagagacgagtcaaagatgacaccgagaggctgtgagccccatgtgggacagaggctgtatctgatctgattaccttatatcaaccctagagcttggcatataataagcatataatgaataccacaattaatattttatggtatttgttaagcacttactatgggccaggcaaaatatactaagcactagggtagatataagttaagcatgttggacacagtccctgtctcacacaaggctcacagtcttaatccccattttacagatgaggtaactgaggcacagagaagtgaagtgacttgcccaaggtcacacagcaggcaagtggcagagccaggattggaacctaggtccttctgactcccaggcctgtgctctatccactaggtcacactgcttctctaattttttaataatgaggaaggaggagaagggagcaggatggagcagagagaaagaagagtgagaggaagaggtgaaggaaaGACCCTTCAGATTATATTAGGCCAGTGTGAGCGGCATTTTCTGTTGGTCTATAGTGTCACCCGCCTACCCTGATCATATCAGGCAGCGGTTTTGTGCCAGACTGAGACTGCAATTCCAAGCCCTCTGTCAGGCCCAACCTTGCCTGAAGCTTCCTTCTTGCACTCCCCAAAGCAGGAATGATCACTTGGCTGGGAGTGCAAGCTCCCACACAGGAGACCACTTGTCAACAAAATATGTTCATATGTTCATGTTCAATCCCAACTGAGCCCCTGGGGGAGCATCCCCTGAGACAGCAGAAGCCCAGCCAGGTGACCCACTACCACGGTAGCCTATTGCCTCCAAATTCCAAGAAAGCAAGGCATTCCCTTCTACTCTAAAAACATGACTGAAAATGCCAATTAAAATCATGTCACAAGACATTCTTGGCAAGGGCCCAGGAGTAGAACTTCTTCTAAATATCCCAATGTCTGTGTTTGAAAGGGGGAAAGATTTATATCCATGTTgcgttatcatcatcagtgaaaTGAGCCCCAGTGGTCAAGACAGTCCCCAGCAGAGCTTGGGTCCAGAGATGGGATCTGCACCCTCAAAGACATAACGTTCTCACGAAGGCAGATCATAAACAGTGCGGGGATCGAGGCGCTTGGGTGCGTTGGAGTAAGGGGTGCCCTTTCGGGCCACTAAACTTACCCGGCATCCCGCCTGCTGAGTCAGCCTCCAAAGGGCAAGGGGCCTTAGCCCCGGCTTCTTGCCCTCCTGAGCACAGGTCCAGAAAAAGAAGGACGGCAGCTGGCTTTGATGTTTCAGTAGGACAATTTCACCCCCGCACTCTGTTTGATCGCGGCACCGGTCTGGGACAAGCATCGCCCTCGCAGCTGGAAAAAGTCTGACAGGGCAGCAGAAC
The Ornithorhynchus anatinus isolate Pmale09 chromosome 4, mOrnAna1.pri.v4, whole genome shotgun sequence genome window above contains:
- the TMEM268 gene encoding transmembrane protein 268 isoform X2, whose amino-acid sequence is MPGLHNGQVLMVLRADNTCAPASFEMKASEERLKTWGIQVPMEQYRHLIQDAVLEPQVRRFVLYNSKPFRLAFAVVFYISMWANLYSTSQLFSLGTHWAVVAFVSLSAAAATVALILVFAWSERKVSVNTDTRMAVVNEALMRHNLLLGLTDAVDSCQNVLQIWVVYFNLDRCLQCLRELIQDLRSNEEPDLRRRLSQFSVVVNTELSIPGGGADGGQDPLEEEAPLLPREPGRRQSSLTHTQLHQLLPEGPPEFLAGDVVKGLYMGCYPACSRPRPSSC